In Geotalea uraniireducens, one genomic interval encodes:
- a CDS encoding YybH family protein, producing the protein MYIEQTPVTGREDENLLTPQLRALSRFYRALNSRDLALMAQNWAPGDQAAMDNPLGGIRRCWEEIRTVYERLFAGAGEYRFEFYDYSYHEAGELFYVVGRERGEYRAGETVLALAIRTTRLFRLLDGQWRQVHHHGSIDDPALLTAYQQAVRPA; encoded by the coding sequence ATGTACATCGAACAGACGCCGGTCACCGGCCGGGAAGACGAAAACCTGCTCACCCCGCAACTGCGGGCGCTCTCCCGCTTTTACCGGGCGCTCAACAGCCGCGACCTGGCGCTGATGGCCCAGAACTGGGCCCCGGGCGACCAGGCGGCGATGGACAATCCGCTCGGCGGGATCAGGCGCTGCTGGGAGGAGATCCGCACCGTCTACGAACGGCTCTTCGCCGGTGCTGGCGAGTACCGGTTCGAATTCTACGATTACAGCTATCACGAGGCGGGCGAACTCTTCTACGTGGTGGGGCGGGAACGGGGCGAGTACCGGGCGGGGGAAACGGTGCTGGCGCTGGCGATCCGGACAACCCGGCTTTTCCGGCTGCTCGACGGCCAGTGGCGCCAGGTGCACCATCACGGCTCGATCGACGACCCGGCGCTTTTGACGGCCTACCAGCAGGCGGTCCGGCCGGCCTGA
- a CDS encoding DNA-3-methyladenine glycosylase family protein has protein sequence MGFADNRVLLPFPAPLDMTGSLGFLGRNGDDYLDRWDGERWLRTLAAGSRHIPFCCRVAGTTAAPCLEIRVAAAADLAPVREAASRSFIPAGRGFGALVRRDPALARLNRRFPGIRQVRQFDLFYGLVRAISAQQVNLRWAATVRRRLAETHGEKLSVGDDFVYALRPEVVAALRVADLRALQFTTRKAESILAVAEALAGGALSPERLATMPDAAAMRALTALRGIGPWSAEWILVRCLGRPRLVAGDLAVKKGVAIVYLGQETATEEEVRRTVAHWGTEATTAQAILLHAYGLKALAAGPA, from the coding sequence ATGGGCTTCGCCGACAACCGAGTACTGCTCCCGTTTCCCGCGCCGCTGGACATGACCGGTTCGCTCGGCTTCCTCGGCCGCAACGGCGACGATTACCTGGATCGCTGGGACGGCGAGCGTTGGCTGCGGACCCTGGCGGCGGGGTCGCGGCATATCCCGTTTTGCTGCCGGGTGGCGGGGACGACGGCCGCGCCGTGCCTGGAGATTCGGGTCGCGGCGGCGGCGGACCTGGCGCCGGTGCGGGAGGCGGCGAGCCGGAGCTTTATCCCGGCCGGTCGCGGCTTCGGCGCGCTCGTGCGCCGCGATCCGGCGCTGGCCCGGCTGAACCGGCGGTTCCCCGGTATCCGCCAAGTCCGGCAGTTCGACCTTTTCTACGGCCTCGTGCGCGCCATCAGCGCCCAGCAGGTCAACCTGCGCTGGGCTGCTACCGTCCGGCGCCGGCTGGCCGAAACGCACGGCGAGAAATTATCGGTGGGGGACGATTTCGTCTACGCGCTCCGGCCGGAGGTCGTGGCCGCGCTGCGGGTGGCGGATCTGCGCGCTTTGCAGTTCACCACCCGCAAGGCGGAGTCGATCCTGGCGGTGGCCGAGGCCCTGGCCGGCGGGGCGCTCAGCCCGGAACGCCTGGCGACGATGCCGGATGCCGCCGCCATGCGGGCGCTTACCGCCTTGCGCGGCATCGGTCCCTGGAGTGCCGAATGGATTCTGGTCCGCTGCCTGGGGCGACCGCGGCTGGTGGCTGGCGACCTGGCGGTGAAGAAAGGGGTGGCGATCGTCTACCTGGGGCAGGAGACGGCCACCGAGGAGGAGGTCCGGCGCACCGTCGCCCACTGGGGCACCGAGGCGACGACGGCCCAGGCGATCCTGCTCCATGCCTATGGGCTCAAGGCGCTGGCGGCCGGGCCGGCCTGA
- a CDS encoding patatin-like phospholipase family protein translates to MRMTSYGVKLCCAVAALLAGGCAHYPDNPRLAAIAPAGGYRYSVVRPPPQADKPFVLLAFSGGGTRAAAFSFGLMEALKTVEYQGTDGAKHRLLDDVEIISSVSGGSFTSAYYALFPDRFFADFPSRFLYRDIQGGLFWRLFNPYNWWRLASPDFSRIDMAAEYYNETIFGGKTFADLVATPPGRVPFLVLNATDISIAHRFEFTQDQFDLLCSDLAGVAVSRAVAASSDFPVAFAPLTLDIYQEPCGKLPDWIDLALDREANPKRRVAEAMAAKSYRDPDRRYAHLLDGGLSDNLGLRGPFQAVTSTDSPWSILRYANLKQLGRLLVIAANAKTTKQRQWDERSAPPGIGAVLDVVTSGPMDDVSFDSVEMIDGHFQQMQQLARTVDSCNKRLGQYCPAAPPVVNPLMTDFTFAELTFDDIPEPRLRRCLQELPTSFSLPAATVDLLRAAAGYLLMRSAEFVVGMQRLDPAWQPHPVTIDGQLVDAVCGAAPGD, encoded by the coding sequence ATGCGTATGACGAGCTACGGGGTGAAACTGTGCTGCGCGGTGGCGGCGCTGCTTGCCGGCGGCTGCGCCCACTATCCGGACAACCCTCGCCTGGCGGCCATTGCCCCGGCCGGCGGCTACCGTTACAGCGTCGTCCGCCCGCCGCCGCAGGCCGACAAACCCTTCGTGCTGCTGGCGTTTTCCGGCGGCGGCACCCGCGCCGCGGCCTTTTCCTTCGGCCTCATGGAGGCGCTGAAGACGGTCGAGTACCAGGGGACGGACGGTGCGAAACACCGGCTCCTCGACGATGTGGAGATTATCTCGTCGGTCTCCGGCGGGAGCTTCACCTCCGCCTATTACGCGCTCTTTCCCGACCGCTTCTTCGCCGATTTCCCGTCGCGGTTCCTCTACCGCGACATCCAGGGGGGGCTGTTCTGGCGCCTCTTCAACCCCTACAACTGGTGGCGCCTCGCCTCGCCGGACTTCAGCCGGATCGACATGGCGGCCGAGTATTACAACGAGACGATCTTCGGCGGCAAGACCTTCGCTGACCTGGTCGCCACCCCGCCGGGGCGGGTCCCCTTCCTGGTGCTGAATGCCACCGACATCAGCATCGCCCACCGCTTCGAGTTCACCCAGGACCAGTTCGATCTCCTCTGTTCGGATCTCGCCGGGGTCGCCGTCTCCCGGGCGGTGGCCGCTTCTTCCGACTTCCCGGTCGCCTTTGCCCCGCTCACCCTCGATATCTACCAGGAGCCGTGCGGCAAGCTTCCCGACTGGATCGACCTCGCCCTCGACCGGGAGGCCAACCCGAAGCGCCGCGTTGCCGAGGCGATGGCCGCCAAGTCGTACCGCGACCCCGATCGCCGCTACGCCCACCTCCTCGACGGCGGCCTGTCGGACAACCTGGGACTCCGGGGGCCGTTCCAGGCGGTCACCAGCACCGACAGCCCGTGGAGCATCCTTCGCTATGCCAACCTCAAGCAATTGGGGCGGCTGCTGGTGATCGCGGCCAATGCCAAGACCACCAAGCAGCGGCAGTGGGACGAGCGGAGCGCGCCGCCGGGGATCGGCGCCGTGCTCGACGTGGTTACGAGCGGGCCGATGGACGACGTCTCCTTCGACAGCGTCGAGATGATCGACGGCCATTTCCAGCAGATGCAGCAGCTCGCCCGGACGGTCGACTCGTGTAACAAGCGCCTCGGCCAGTACTGCCCCGCGGCCCCGCCAGTCGTCAATCCGCTCATGACCGATTTCACTTTTGCCGAGCTGACCTTCGACGACATCCCCGAGCCGCGCCTCCGCCGCTGCCTGCAGGAGCTGCCGACCTCGTTCTCGCTGCCGGCCGCCACCGTCGACCTGCTCCGGGCGGCCGCCGGCTACCTGCTGATGCGCTCGGCCGAATTCGTCGTCGGCATGCAGCGGCTCGACCCGGCGTGGCAGCCGCACCCGGTCACCATCGACGGCCAGCTGGTCGACGCAGTCTGCGGGGCGGCGCCGGGGGATTGA
- a CDS encoding thioesterase family protein, with amino-acid sequence MDLSPLVVRRSPEEQTNLEALFVDIFEHRFRFNEVIGFRAESFAAEAAGLSFDMRPELIGSYLHSRLHGGVIATALDTVAGFALAAAVAEKYSHEPAEQIVARFGRFGTIDLRVDYLRQGIGRSFHARAKVVRLGGRIASVQMELKNDADQLIATGTGSYILS; translated from the coding sequence ATGGATTTATCCCCCCTTGTCGTTCGCCGCTCCCCGGAGGAGCAGACCAATCTTGAGGCGCTGTTTGTCGATATTTTTGAACATCGCTTCCGGTTTAATGAAGTTATCGGCTTTCGCGCGGAGTCGTTTGCTGCCGAAGCGGCCGGTTTGTCATTCGACATGCGTCCGGAGCTGATCGGCAGTTATCTCCATAGCCGCCTTCATGGCGGGGTGATTGCCACGGCGCTGGATACGGTCGCCGGTTTTGCGCTGGCGGCGGCCGTTGCCGAAAAATATTCCCATGAGCCGGCGGAGCAGATCGTGGCGCGGTTCGGTCGCTTCGGCACCATCGATTTGCGGGTGGATTACCTGCGCCAGGGGATCGGCCGCAGCTTCCATGCCCGCGCGAAAGTCGTGCGGCTGGGCGGGCGGATCGCCTCGGTGCAGATGGAGTTGAAAAACGACGCCGACCAGTTGATTGCCACCGGCACCGGTTCCTACATCCTGAGCTGA
- a CDS encoding efflux transporter outer membrane subunit yields the protein MILESLPSAAPPKRLVITIALLVATGLGGCAMLPATGRLASMKPSAAYRTTASFAAPVGNWPAERWWQSYGDPQLVTLIDEALRDSPDMAAAAARLRRAEAYVTVSRSALMPQVSANASVTEQKISYHHLIPRSPASDGWQDYGLGTINLNWEIDFWGKNRAGLAAATSQREASRAEAALVRLNIAAAIAMNYADLARLYALRDTAARTVAIRGKTVELFAERFANGMETQGSVSAAKARLAGAEADLLSIDEQIGLTCNRLAALAGAGPDRARAIRRPTVNLDSSFGLPAELAANLLGRRPDVTMARLMAEAQRHRIDQKKAEFYPNVNLVAFIGVQSLGLDMLTRAGSDIGGIGPAVSLPIFTAGRLRGELRERAASYDELVANYNATVTHALEDVANAALSIKALAGQLAKGEEAVAEAAEAHRVTRNRYEGGLANFIEVLYAEDILLNNQRLLAGLKSRALTLDVALQRALGGGYQHTKI from the coding sequence ATGATCCTTGAATCCCTGCCGTCCGCCGCGCCGCCAAAACGGCTGGTTATCACCATCGCGTTACTCGTGGCGACCGGTCTTGGCGGTTGCGCCATGCTTCCCGCAACCGGCCGGCTCGCCAGCATGAAACCTTCCGCCGCCTATCGGACCACCGCATCATTTGCAGCCCCTGTCGGCAATTGGCCGGCTGAACGCTGGTGGCAGTCCTATGGCGATCCACAGCTGGTCACATTGATTGACGAGGCACTGCGCGATTCGCCGGACATGGCCGCGGCCGCGGCACGCCTGCGCCGGGCCGAAGCATACGTCACGGTATCCAGATCCGCGCTGATGCCGCAGGTAAGCGCCAACGCTTCGGTGACAGAGCAGAAGATCAGCTACCACCACCTGATTCCCCGCTCCCCGGCATCCGACGGCTGGCAGGATTACGGGCTGGGGACGATCAACCTGAATTGGGAGATCGATTTCTGGGGCAAGAACCGGGCGGGGTTGGCGGCAGCCACCTCGCAACGGGAGGCGAGCCGCGCCGAGGCAGCGCTGGTGCGGCTGAACATCGCGGCGGCCATTGCCATGAATTACGCGGATTTGGCCAGGCTCTACGCGTTACGGGATACCGCCGCCCGGACGGTGGCGATCCGCGGCAAGACGGTTGAACTTTTTGCGGAACGATTCGCCAACGGCATGGAAACCCAGGGGAGCGTCAGTGCGGCCAAAGCGCGACTGGCCGGAGCAGAGGCCGACCTGCTCTCCATCGACGAGCAGATCGGCCTGACCTGCAACCGCCTGGCGGCCCTGGCCGGTGCCGGTCCGGACCGGGCACGTGCCATCCGCCGGCCAACGGTCAATCTCGACAGCAGTTTCGGGCTGCCGGCGGAACTGGCGGCCAACCTTCTCGGCCGCCGCCCTGACGTGACCATGGCGCGCCTCATGGCCGAAGCCCAGCGGCACCGGATCGACCAGAAGAAAGCCGAGTTCTATCCCAACGTCAACCTGGTCGCCTTTATCGGTGTGCAGTCGCTGGGGCTGGACATGCTGACCAGGGCCGGCTCGGATATCGGCGGGATCGGACCGGCCGTATCGCTGCCGATTTTCACTGCCGGCCGCCTGCGGGGCGAACTTCGCGAACGGGCGGCGAGCTATGACGAGCTGGTCGCCAATTACAACGCAACGGTTACCCACGCCCTGGAGGACGTTGCCAATGCCGCCCTCAGCATCAAGGCGCTAGCCGGGCAACTGGCGAAAGGCGAAGAAGCGGTCGCGGAGGCAGCCGAGGCCCATCGGGTGACGCGCAACCGTTACGAAGGGGGACTCGCCAACTTTATCGAAGTCCTGTACGCGGAAGACATCCTGCTGAACAACCAGCGGCTCCTCGCCGGCCTCAAATCCAGGGCACTGACCCTCGATGTCGCCTTGCAGCGCGCCCTTGGCGGCGGATACCAGCACACAAAAATCTAA
- a CDS encoding HlyD family secretion protein, translating into MSETAKSIPTDVSTTNRRKKLLIALAAVVVISAASATAYGLLYGSNFVATDNAYTAVEVAQVTPSVGGTISEVPVTDTQTVRKGDILVRIDQTDARLALAQAEADLGRAIRRVKGFMANDGSLNAQITAREADEQRAAAQLRSAEADFDRAQIDLQRRAALSTSGSVSGDELTRAQNAFAAAKANLDAIRAAIAQAKANHSTAVSSRQANAVLINGTTVDTNPEVALARARRDQAAVDLERTVIRAPVAGIIAKRQVQVGQRVQAGTPLLAVVPVQEMHVDANFKEVQLKKVRVGQPVTLHADIYGKSVTYHGTVEGFSGGTGAAFSAIPAQNATGNWIKVVQRLPVRVRLDPTELLKNPLKVGLSMTAEIDTRGK; encoded by the coding sequence ATGTCTGAAACTGCCAAATCGATTCCCACCGACGTCTCCACAACAAATCGCCGCAAGAAACTGCTCATCGCCCTGGCCGCAGTTGTCGTTATCTCGGCAGCAAGTGCCACGGCATACGGGCTGCTGTACGGCTCGAACTTTGTCGCCACCGATAATGCCTACACGGCGGTCGAGGTTGCCCAGGTGACCCCGTCGGTCGGTGGGACCATCAGCGAAGTGCCGGTGACCGACACCCAGACGGTCAGGAAGGGGGACATTCTGGTCAGGATCGACCAGACCGACGCCAGGCTCGCCCTTGCCCAGGCGGAAGCCGATCTGGGGCGGGCAATCCGCCGCGTCAAAGGGTTTATGGCCAATGACGGCAGCCTGAATGCCCAGATCACAGCCCGGGAAGCCGACGAGCAACGGGCGGCGGCCCAACTCCGTTCGGCGGAAGCGGATTTCGACCGGGCACAGATTGACCTGCAACGCCGCGCCGCGTTATCGACATCCGGCTCGGTATCCGGCGATGAACTCACCCGGGCCCAAAATGCCTTTGCCGCTGCCAAGGCCAATCTGGATGCCATTCGCGCCGCCATTGCCCAGGCCAAGGCCAACCACAGCACCGCCGTCAGCTCCCGCCAAGCCAACGCCGTGCTGATTAACGGCACGACCGTGGACACCAACCCCGAAGTGGCGCTGGCCCGGGCTCGCCGCGACCAGGCGGCAGTCGATCTGGAGCGGACCGTGATACGGGCCCCGGTGGCCGGCATCATCGCCAAACGTCAGGTCCAGGTCGGCCAGCGCGTCCAGGCCGGCACCCCCCTGCTCGCGGTGGTGCCCGTGCAGGAAATGCATGTCGACGCCAACTTCAAGGAAGTGCAGCTCAAGAAGGTCCGCGTCGGTCAACCGGTCACCCTCCATGCCGACATTTACGGCAAGTCGGTGACCTACCACGGCACCGTCGAAGGTTTTTCGGGCGGCACGGGCGCAGCCTTCTCCGCCATCCCGGCCCAGAACGCCACCGGCAACTGGATCAAGGTTGTCCAGCGCCTGCCGGTACGCGTCAGGCTCGACCCGACTGAACTGCTGAAGAATCCGCTCAAGGTCGGCCTGTCCATGACTGCCGAAATCGATACCCGCGGCAAGTAG
- a CDS encoding DHA2 family efflux MFS transporter permease subunit: MSHDPNHTSDAPLTGGMLWLAAIILAAANFIAVLNMTIANVAVPNIAGSLGATVSQGTWVITSYAVGEAITVPLTGWLSARYGSVRVFVGAMVLFGAFSLVSGLSSSLGLLVIARIFQGFSGGPLMPLSQTLLMRIFPKEKAAAALGVWSMTTLVAPVVGPILGGYFCDEYSWSWIFYINLPIAFLGGFSAWQLLKRYSEPLVRNPIDRVGLVLLIIWVAALQLMLDEGKDLDWFASGKIVTLAIIAAIAFAAFIIWELYEEHPVVDLKVFRHRGFTASVLTISLAFAAFFGVNVLTPLWLQNLMGYTATKAGLATCGTGLTAFFIAPLVAQLTTKIDARKLVFGGVIWLGIVTLWRTVATTDMTFWNIAVPLVILGFGLPFFFIPTTGLALASVEEREMDSAAGLMNFLRTLSGAFATSIVTTTWADQITRNHAELVGLADSDQSVRTMLATSGAPTDAVNQVIDYLITGQSVMLATNQLMWAIGIAFFIAASVIWIAPKPTRVVDPSAGGH, translated from the coding sequence ATGAGCCATGACCCTAACCACACCAGCGACGCGCCGCTTACCGGCGGCATGCTCTGGCTTGCGGCAATCATCCTTGCGGCAGCCAACTTCATCGCGGTGCTCAACATGACGATCGCCAACGTGGCGGTACCGAACATCGCCGGCAGCCTGGGGGCGACCGTCAGCCAAGGCACCTGGGTCATTACCTCCTACGCGGTCGGCGAGGCCATCACCGTGCCGCTCACCGGCTGGCTGTCAGCCCGTTACGGCTCGGTGCGGGTCTTTGTCGGGGCGATGGTGCTCTTCGGCGCATTTTCCCTCGTCTCGGGCCTGTCCAGTTCGCTCGGGCTGCTGGTTATCGCTCGCATCTTTCAGGGCTTTTCCGGCGGCCCGCTGATGCCGTTGTCGCAAACCCTGCTGATGCGGATTTTCCCCAAGGAAAAAGCAGCCGCGGCCCTCGGCGTCTGGTCGATGACGACCCTCGTGGCACCGGTGGTCGGCCCTATTCTGGGCGGCTATTTTTGCGATGAATACAGCTGGTCATGGATTTTCTACATCAACCTGCCGATTGCGTTTCTTGGCGGATTCTCCGCCTGGCAACTGCTGAAGCGCTATAGCGAACCCCTGGTCCGCAACCCAATCGACCGGGTCGGCCTGGTGCTGCTCATCATCTGGGTGGCGGCACTGCAACTGATGCTGGACGAAGGGAAGGACCTCGACTGGTTTGCCTCCGGCAAGATCGTCACCCTGGCGATTATCGCGGCCATCGCCTTTGCCGCCTTCATTATCTGGGAACTTTATGAGGAACATCCGGTAGTCGACCTCAAGGTGTTCCGCCATCGCGGGTTTACCGCCTCCGTGCTGACCATCAGCCTGGCGTTTGCCGCCTTCTTCGGGGTTAACGTCCTGACACCGCTCTGGCTGCAAAATTTAATGGGGTACACCGCAACGAAAGCAGGCCTGGCAACTTGCGGAACGGGGCTTACTGCATTTTTCATCGCTCCGCTGGTGGCGCAGTTGACGACAAAGATTGACGCCCGAAAACTGGTGTTCGGCGGCGTTATCTGGCTCGGAATCGTTACCCTATGGCGCACCGTAGCTACTACTGATATGACGTTCTGGAATATTGCCGTTCCCCTGGTGATTCTGGGATTCGGCCTGCCGTTCTTCTTCATCCCGACGACCGGCTTGGCGCTGGCGAGCGTTGAAGAGCGCGAGATGGACTCCGCCGCCGGGCTGATGAACTTCCTGCGAACCCTGTCCGGCGCCTTTGCCACCTCCATTGTGACCACCACCTGGGCCGACCAGATTACCCGCAACCATGCCGAACTGGTGGGGCTTGCCGATAGCGACCAGAGCGTGCGGACAATGCTGGCAACCTCGGGCGCCCCCACCGATGCGGTGAATCAGGTCATCGACTACCTGATTACCGGCCAGAGCGTCATGCTGGCCACCAACCAACTGATGTGGGCCATCGGCATCGCCTTCTTCATCGCCGCCTCAGTTATCTGGATCGCACCAAAGCCGACCCGGGTGGTGGACCCATCAGCCGGCGGGCATTGA
- a CDS encoding universal stress protein, with translation MFKHILVPTDGSPLSLEAVTRAVSFAREAGARITFFCAVQPAPKMYYGTGAIFDTHTFAMFREKMLSTANDILDAAGKIAENAGIEYGKLALVSEEPYDAIIEAASQNGCDLIFMASHGRRGVSGFLLGSETQKVLTHSTIPVLVHRSNRSLY, from the coding sequence ATGTTCAAGCACATCCTTGTTCCAACCGACGGTTCGCCGCTCTCCCTGGAGGCCGTCACCCGCGCCGTCTCGTTCGCCAGGGAAGCCGGAGCGCGCATCACCTTTTTCTGTGCCGTACAGCCGGCCCCCAAGATGTACTACGGCACCGGGGCCATCTTCGATACGCACACCTTCGCCATGTTTCGCGAAAAGATGCTCAGCACCGCCAATGACATTCTGGATGCTGCCGGAAAGATTGCCGAGAACGCGGGAATTGAGTACGGCAAGCTGGCGCTGGTCAGTGAAGAACCCTATGACGCCATCATCGAAGCGGCCAGTCAGAACGGCTGCGACCTGATTTTCATGGCGTCGCACGGGCGCCGCGGCGTCAGCGGCTTTTTGCTCGGCAGCGAGACGCAGAAGGTGCTGACGCACTCGACAATTCCCGTGCTGGTGCATCGATCCAACAGGTCCCTTTACTAG
- a CDS encoding flagellar motor protein MotB, whose translation MAKNRKPEKQLNHERWLVSYGDLLTLLFAVFVVLYAMSQADKKKTEEVMQSIQQAFGMSVAGSQGAKLNVIPSNRIDPIPSIKSAPASISTQQKGVSNHSGIKITATENEFKRIKSSIEAYLIKEGKTDKVIVDITRRGLVISLKEAGFFDSGSAKVKQQSISVIATIARSLAIYANELRIEGHTDNIPIRTSQFRSNWELSSARANNIMHLLTEAYGLEPERMSTVGNGEYRPIDTNDTPEGRAKNRRVDIVVLNSDADKFEAKSAAQ comes from the coding sequence ATGGCAAAAAACCGCAAACCGGAAAAACAGCTTAACCACGAACGCTGGCTTGTCTCCTACGGAGATTTGTTAACCCTTTTGTTTGCAGTCTTTGTTGTCTTGTATGCCATGTCGCAAGCCGACAAAAAGAAAACAGAAGAAGTGATGCAATCAATCCAGCAGGCCTTCGGCATGTCCGTTGCCGGATCTCAGGGAGCCAAACTCAATGTGATTCCATCAAACCGGATCGATCCCATTCCAAGTATAAAATCGGCACCGGCATCGATCTCAACGCAGCAAAAAGGAGTCAGCAATCATTCCGGCATAAAAATTACCGCTACAGAAAACGAATTCAAGCGAATCAAGTCCTCCATTGAGGCATATCTCATCAAAGAAGGAAAAACAGACAAGGTAATCGTCGATATTACGAGACGCGGCCTGGTAATAAGCTTGAAAGAGGCCGGTTTCTTTGATTCAGGGAGTGCCAAAGTTAAACAGCAGTCAATAAGTGTCATTGCAACGATAGCTCGGTCGCTTGCCATCTATGCAAATGAGTTAAGGATAGAAGGGCATACCGACAATATTCCCATAAGAACGTCCCAGTTCCGCTCGAACTGGGAGCTCTCAAGCGCTCGGGCAAACAACATCATGCATCTTCTGACAGAAGCATACGGTTTGGAACCCGAGAGAATGTCAACGGTAGGCAACGGTGAATACCGCCCGATTGACACAAACGACACGCCAGAAGGCCGGGCAAAAAACAGACGGGTTGATATTGTAGTCCTCAATTCCGATGCGGATAAATTTGAGGCTAAATCGGCGGCACAGTGA
- a CDS encoding TetR/AcrR family transcriptional regulator produces the protein MLGHNRGDLFSAPQEINICAGLWERVSLIHNARRNHTGMAKKSDTKRQHILSVAAQAFQEYGFERTSMSEICARVGGSKATLYNYFPSKGELFYEVMTLSNNTEFEAVFRAIDPAAEDIAGSLRQFGRRWLTFLYSPSVKANRHLAISVSGRSDLGRLMYERGVLRGQDLIADCLKTAMGLGRLRQADPVVAARHLLSLLESELIERFLFQLLGEVSAEEIKQVTDRAIDVFMAAYGNRGKN, from the coding sequence TTGCTGGGCCATAATCGCGGTGATTTGTTTTCTGCCCCGCAGGAAATAAACATTTGTGCAGGTCTATGGGAACGGGTATCGCTCATCCACAACGCAAGGAGAAACCACACGGGCATGGCAAAAAAATCCGACACAAAACGGCAGCATATTCTCTCGGTAGCGGCACAGGCTTTCCAGGAGTATGGGTTCGAGCGGACCTCGATGTCAGAAATCTGCGCCAGGGTGGGCGGTTCGAAAGCGACGCTTTACAATTACTTCCCGTCCAAGGGTGAACTGTTTTATGAAGTAATGACACTCTCCAATAACACTGAATTCGAGGCCGTCTTCCGGGCGATCGATCCTGCGGCGGAAGATATCGCCGGGTCGCTGCGCCAGTTCGGCAGACGTTGGCTGACATTTCTTTACTCGCCATCCGTTAAGGCAAATCGGCACTTGGCCATCTCTGTGTCCGGCCGAAGCGATCTTGGGCGACTGATGTACGAGCGCGGCGTACTGCGCGGGCAGGACCTGATTGCAGACTGCCTCAAAACGGCAATGGGACTTGGCAGGCTCCGGCAGGCCGATCCGGTTGTCGCGGCCCGGCATCTGCTCAGCCTGCTTGAATCCGAACTGATCGAGCGTTTCCTGTTTCAGCTCCTGGGAGAAGTCAGCGCGGAGGAAATCAAGCAGGTTACCGATCGTGCCATAGACGTTTTCATGGCAGCCTACGGCAACAGGGGGAAAAACTGA
- a CDS encoding DUF4197 domain-containing protein, producing MNRPLCLAIAALLLCPTLSRAGFLDDLTREVLPALQQQSSLDDSTIVKGLKEALATGTERAVTEVAKPNGYFGDSLIKILLPDKVQQVADFLGEVGYQQQVDNFVLSMNRAAEKAAPKAASFFGDAIRQMTVDDARGILSGGDTAATAFFEKKTRTQLFNAFKPTVAASMDQVGTARAYKEMIGKYENIPLASLAGLPSLDLDSYVTNKALDGLFLKVGEEEKKIRTNPAAQTTDLLRKVFGGK from the coding sequence ATGAATCGCCCGCTCTGTCTGGCAATCGCCGCGCTGCTCCTCTGCCCCACCCTCAGCAGGGCCGGCTTTCTCGACGATCTGACGCGCGAAGTACTCCCGGCGCTGCAGCAGCAGAGCAGCCTCGACGACAGCACCATCGTCAAGGGGCTCAAAGAGGCGCTGGCCACCGGCACCGAGCGCGCCGTCACCGAGGTGGCCAAGCCGAACGGCTATTTCGGCGACAGCCTCATCAAGATCCTCCTCCCCGACAAAGTCCAGCAGGTGGCGGATTTCCTGGGGGAGGTCGGCTACCAGCAACAGGTCGACAACTTCGTCCTGAGCATGAACCGGGCGGCGGAGAAAGCGGCCCCCAAGGCGGCCAGCTTCTTCGGCGACGCCATCCGGCAGATGACCGTCGACGATGCCCGGGGAATCCTGAGCGGCGGCGACACCGCCGCGACCGCGTTTTTCGAGAAGAAGACCAGGACGCAGCTCTTCAACGCCTTCAAGCCGACCGTGGCCGCGAGCATGGACCAGGTCGGGACCGCCCGGGCCTACAAAGAGATGATCGGGAAATACGAAAACATCCCGCTCGCCTCGCTGGCGGGGCTCCCGTCCCTCGATCTTGACAGCTACGTCACCAACAAGGCCCTCGACGGGCTGTTCCTCAAGGTAGGAGAGGAGGAGAAGAAGATCCGGACCAATCCGGCCGCCCAGACCACCGATCTCCTGCGTAAGGTATTCGGCGGGAAGTGA